The proteins below are encoded in one region of Planctopirus limnophila DSM 3776:
- the nrfD gene encoding NrfD/PsrC family molybdoenzyme membrane anchor subunit produces MAAISPTMLDVVDIDNTIETPGRRSELVTRNSSYAEITDSVCYAAESPHPPLAWYVAFAISTSLTMMLGLMVTYLLFTGIGVWGNNSPVFWAWDIVNFVFWVGIGHAGTLISAILFLFRQNWRTSINRAAEAMTIFAVVCAGMFPTIHVGRIWVIYYLIPYGPNQHAIWPQFRSPLLWDVFAVSTYATVSLLFWYMGMIPDLATFRDRATTRWKYNLYGLLSLGWTGSARHWHRYERAYLLLAALATPLVLSVHTVVSFDFATSQIPGWHTTIFPPYFVAGAIFGGFGMVVTLLVPARALFGLEHLITLRHMENMNKVILATGTIVGYAYAMEFFIAWYGGNPYEQFAFTNRMFGPYAWAYWTMIACNVISPQVFWFKKCRTSPLVMWIVSIFVNIGMWFERFVIVVISLSRDYLPSSWGYYSPTWVDILTLIGSFGLFTTLFLLFCRFLPIVAMAEVKGVVHQHNHAVGHHEHDAAH; encoded by the coding sequence ATGGCAGCAATTTCTCCCACGATGCTCGATGTTGTTGATATCGACAACACAATCGAGACACCGGGTCGGCGTTCTGAGCTGGTGACTCGGAACAGCAGTTATGCCGAGATTACCGATTCGGTCTGCTACGCTGCCGAGTCACCCCACCCACCGCTGGCGTGGTATGTGGCGTTTGCCATCTCGACTTCGCTGACGATGATGCTGGGGCTGATGGTGACTTACCTCCTCTTCACCGGTATTGGTGTGTGGGGTAACAACTCGCCTGTCTTCTGGGCGTGGGATATTGTCAACTTCGTGTTCTGGGTCGGTATTGGGCACGCTGGAACGCTGATTTCAGCCATTCTGTTCCTCTTCCGGCAGAACTGGCGTACGAGTATCAACCGTGCTGCCGAAGCGATGACGATCTTTGCTGTGGTGTGTGCCGGGATGTTCCCGACGATTCACGTCGGGCGTATCTGGGTGATTTACTACCTCATCCCTTATGGCCCGAACCAGCATGCGATCTGGCCGCAATTCCGCAGTCCACTTCTGTGGGACGTCTTCGCGGTTTCGACTTATGCCACCGTTTCGCTGCTCTTCTGGTACATGGGGATGATCCCCGATCTTGCCACTTTCCGGGATCGAGCCACAACCCGCTGGAAGTACAATCTTTACGGCCTGCTGTCACTCGGCTGGACAGGTTCTGCCCGCCACTGGCATCGCTATGAGCGGGCTTATCTGCTCCTGGCCGCTCTGGCCACGCCGCTGGTGCTCTCTGTGCATACGGTGGTGTCATTCGACTTCGCGACCTCACAAATTCCCGGCTGGCACACCACGATCTTCCCCCCCTACTTCGTCGCAGGTGCAATCTTCGGCGGTTTCGGGATGGTGGTCACATTGCTGGTTCCCGCCCGCGCACTCTTCGGCCTGGAACACCTGATTACTCTCCGTCACATGGAGAACATGAACAAGGTGATCCTCGCGACGGGCACCATCGTGGGTTATGCCTATGCGATGGAATTCTTCATTGCCTGGTACGGCGGTAACCCTTACGAACAGTTTGCCTTCACCAACCGTATGTTCGGCCCCTATGCCTGGGCCTATTGGACGATGATTGCCTGTAACGTGATCAGCCCGCAGGTCTTCTGGTTTAAGAAGTGTCGAACATCACCGCTGGTCATGTGGATCGTTTCGATCTTCGTGAACATCGGGATGTGGTTCGAACGCTTTGTGATTGTGGTGATCTCGTTGAGCCGTGATTACCTCCCTTCCAGCTGGGGTTACTACAGCCCGACCTGGGTCGATATTCTCACGTTGATTGGCAGTTTCGGGCTGTTCACCACATTGTTCCTGCTCTTCTGCCGGTTCCTGCCCATCGTGGCCATGGCCGAAGTGAAGGGTGTGGTGCATCAGCACAATCATGCCGTAGGTCATCACGAGCACGATGCGGCTCACTGA
- a CDS encoding quinol:electron acceptor oxidoreductase subunit ActD: protein MTSTPHDEASPGTGEAAVRGVAPAADPKQPVAYVLAEYSTPEALVKAARQVYQQGYTKFDAHSPFPIHGIDDAMGIKFTRLPWFTFVAGGLGIITATLLIYYTNKEWYPYLISGKPLFSIPSAAPVMFELMVLFAAITTLLGMLALNRLPLFTHPLFQSTRFQRVTNDKFFLSIDARDPKYKSEKTIQLLTGLGAEYVETCHKEASAPLPWAFRTAVFLGLLLAMVPVSMVAWKRSTYSREPRIRVIFDMVSQPKKKTQTTSTLWQDGRAMRPWVEGTIAKGELKADDAFYRGLKPGGLNAVAATTVSMTNLVANQDGAAAAATPGAPATPPDPLDKLPWIENFPLEVTPELMKRGQERYNIYCATCHGLGGVGNGLVTIRAIELAEGTWVPPVTFHSEGLRKQPIGRMFHSISNGVRKMPGYGDQIPERDRWAILLYVRALQKSKYAPLSDVPPEKVNQLTDVAP from the coding sequence GTGACATCTACTCCCCATGACGAAGCTTCTCCCGGTACGGGTGAAGCAGCGGTTCGGGGTGTGGCACCGGCGGCTGATCCCAAACAACCCGTCGCCTATGTCCTGGCCGAATATTCGACACCAGAAGCACTGGTGAAAGCTGCCCGTCAGGTCTATCAGCAGGGCTACACGAAGTTCGATGCCCACTCGCCCTTCCCGATTCACGGGATCGACGACGCCATGGGGATCAAGTTCACTCGCCTGCCCTGGTTTACCTTCGTTGCCGGTGGCCTGGGGATTATCACCGCCACCCTGCTGATCTATTACACGAACAAAGAGTGGTACCCTTACCTGATCAGCGGTAAGCCGCTCTTTTCGATTCCGTCTGCTGCACCTGTGATGTTCGAATTGATGGTGCTCTTTGCAGCCATCACGACATTGCTCGGCATGCTGGCACTCAATCGCCTCCCGCTTTTCACTCATCCGCTGTTTCAGAGCACTCGCTTCCAGCGTGTGACCAACGATAAGTTCTTCCTCAGCATTGACGCTCGCGATCCGAAGTACAAAAGCGAAAAGACGATTCAACTGCTGACTGGCCTGGGTGCTGAATACGTCGAGACTTGCCATAAAGAAGCTTCCGCCCCACTGCCGTGGGCATTCCGTACAGCCGTCTTTCTGGGCCTGCTGCTCGCCATGGTCCCTGTTTCGATGGTCGCCTGGAAGCGTTCGACCTATTCGCGTGAACCACGCATTCGTGTGATCTTCGATATGGTTTCGCAGCCCAAGAAGAAAACACAGACCACCTCGACATTGTGGCAGGATGGTCGGGCCATGCGTCCGTGGGTGGAAGGAACCATCGCTAAAGGTGAGCTGAAGGCTGATGATGCTTTCTACCGCGGCTTGAAACCAGGCGGTCTCAATGCAGTGGCGGCCACGACCGTCTCGATGACCAATCTGGTTGCCAATCAGGACGGTGCTGCAGCAGCAGCCACACCAGGCGCTCCCGCGACACCTCCTGATCCTCTCGACAAGTTGCCCTGGATTGAGAACTTCCCTCTGGAAGTCACACCCGAGCTGATGAAACGTGGTCAGGAGCGTTACAACATTTACTGCGCGACATGTCACGGCCTGGGTGGCGTAGGTAATGGACTGGTCACAATCCGCGCGATTGAACTGGCCGAAGGGACCTGGGTTCCGCCCGTCACCTTCCATTCCGAAGGTTTACGTAAACAACCCATCGGGCGCATGTTCCACTCGATCAGCAACGGTGTCCGCAAGATGCCTGGCTATGGTGATCAAATTCCGGAACGTGACCGCTGGGCGATCCTGCTGTATGTCCGGGCGCTGCAGAAGAGTAAATATGCTCCTCTGTCCGATGTTCCACCAGAAAAGGTGAATCAACTGACAGACGTCGCTCCCTGA
- a CDS encoding SCO family protein, which translates to MSRNDCSVICFTMALVTLSLIYSQSVSARDVVSGGLATGGEVRSVLNDRQPKALDDVGVDEHLGDQIPLDLNFLASNGDMLKLKEIFRGDRPVILSLNYSGCPMLCNLQLTGLMKGLSKVDWEIGNQFRVVSISIDPRESPEKAAETRQKYLQEYGRPAGVDGLFFLTGNQNAIDRITRSIGFKYHYVPDRKEYAHTAVAVLCSPEGRIVRYLYGIEQDPRTLKLSLVEASEGKVGAPFERILLYCFHYDAKAGRYGPAAMNMMKLGGLFMTAVLAIWLTWHWRHSKPSSPTGSANPAAASATTGLL; encoded by the coding sequence ATGTCCCGCAACGATTGTTCAGTCATCTGTTTCACAATGGCCCTCGTGACATTGTCGTTGATCTATTCCCAGAGCGTCTCAGCCAGAGATGTCGTCTCTGGTGGTCTGGCAACTGGCGGCGAGGTGCGTTCGGTTCTGAATGATCGTCAGCCGAAAGCCCTGGATGATGTCGGTGTGGATGAACATCTGGGTGACCAGATTCCACTCGACCTCAACTTTCTGGCCTCCAATGGCGACATGTTGAAGCTGAAGGAAATCTTTCGCGGCGACCGCCCGGTGATTCTTTCGCTGAACTACAGCGGTTGCCCCATGCTCTGCAACCTGCAACTGACCGGGCTGATGAAAGGTCTTTCGAAAGTTGACTGGGAGATCGGCAATCAGTTTCGCGTGGTTTCCATCAGTATCGATCCCCGAGAATCACCCGAGAAAGCGGCCGAGACCCGGCAAAAGTATCTGCAGGAATATGGCCGTCCCGCAGGCGTTGATGGTCTCTTCTTTCTGACAGGGAATCAGAACGCGATCGATCGCATCACGCGCTCGATCGGTTTCAAGTACCATTATGTTCCCGACCGCAAAGAGTATGCACATACGGCTGTCGCTGTCCTGTGCAGCCCCGAAGGTCGAATTGTTCGATATCTGTACGGAATCGAACAGGATCCCCGAACCCTTAAGCTCTCACTGGTCGAAGCCTCTGAAGGTAAAGTGGGGGCACCTTTCGAGCGGATTCTCCTGTACTGTTTTCACTACGATGCCAAAGCAGGGCGATATGGGCCTGCAGCCATGAATATGATGAAGTTGGGTGGGTTGTTCATGACCGCTGTGCTGGCCATCTGGCTGACATGGCACTGGCGACATTCCAAACCAAGTTCACCAACAGGCAGTGCCAATCCCGCTGCCGCATCAGCGACGACTGGCCTGTTGTGA
- the coxB gene encoding cytochrome c oxidase subunit II, producing MWLSKFAVSFVPAQLTSSYWLPEPNSTFAPEVDGLFMFIFWLSVFFFVLIVGLGTYFALKYRRVGTTEVVVPSSSHNTALEATWSLIPTALIFVIFGWGFVGFVDMRTPPENAYEVQVNAKKWAWNFTYPGGLQDSDLHLPVDQPTILTMTSDDVIHSLFIPAFRAKMDVVPGRYNKLWFHPTKTGENVLFCTEYCGREHSGMNRKVFVYEEGGVEKKLAEIQETMDKMDPAELGKITFTKSGCMQCHSIDGSKKVGPSFLGLFGTTHDITTGEKITVDENYIRESILEPMAKIAAGYNPQMPSYKGQLREKQIEGLIAYIKSLKNSSSK from the coding sequence ATGTGGTTGTCGAAGTTCGCTGTTTCTTTCGTGCCGGCACAACTGACCAGCAGCTACTGGCTGCCTGAGCCGAACTCGACCTTTGCACCAGAGGTTGATGGCCTCTTTATGTTCATCTTCTGGCTCAGTGTCTTCTTCTTCGTGCTGATCGTGGGCCTGGGTACTTACTTCGCACTCAAGTACCGCCGGGTGGGAACGACGGAAGTGGTCGTGCCTTCGTCCAGCCATAACACAGCCCTGGAAGCGACGTGGTCACTCATTCCCACTGCTCTCATTTTCGTTATTTTCGGGTGGGGCTTTGTGGGCTTCGTTGATATGCGGACTCCTCCGGAAAATGCTTACGAAGTGCAGGTCAATGCGAAAAAGTGGGCGTGGAACTTCACCTACCCTGGTGGATTGCAGGATTCAGATCTGCATCTTCCCGTCGATCAGCCGACAATCCTGACGATGACCTCAGATGATGTGATTCACAGCCTCTTTATTCCCGCTTTCCGCGCCAAGATGGATGTGGTCCCAGGTCGATACAACAAGCTCTGGTTCCATCCGACCAAGACTGGTGAGAATGTCCTCTTCTGCACCGAGTATTGTGGCAGAGAACATTCGGGCATGAATCGCAAGGTCTTTGTTTACGAAGAAGGTGGCGTCGAAAAGAAGCTGGCCGAAATTCAGGAAACCATGGATAAAATGGACCCGGCCGAATTGGGCAAAATCACTTTCACGAAATCGGGTTGTATGCAGTGTCACTCAATTGACGGCAGCAAAAAGGTTGGCCCCAGTTTCCTGGGTTTGTTCGGCACAACACACGACATTACGACCGGTGAAAAGATCACCGTCGATGAGAATTACATTCGAGAATCGATTCTCGAACCCATGGCCAAGATTGCTGCTGGCTACAATCCCCAGATGCCTTCTTACAAAGGCCAGTTGCGTGAGAAGCAGATCGAGGGTTTGATTGCCTACATCAAGTCGCTCAAGAACAGCAGTTCCAAATAA
- the ctaD gene encoding cytochrome c oxidase subunit I, whose product MATIVENPSLTGGSPGAEPVVDNYLTFTRGWKSWAFTLDHKRIGVMYLCATLGAFFVGGVMALLLRSELFFPGKQFLSPDMYNHMFTLHGAVMTFLFIIPGIPAAQGNFVLPIMLGAKDVAFPRMNLGSFYLWVFGAIYLVAAIIFGGLDTGWTFYTPYSTTTNTSVILATTGVFILGFSSIFTGLNFIVTIHTMRPPGMTWFRMPLFLWATYATAIIQVLATPVLGITLLLLIAERAVGIGIFQPELGGDPVLFQHFFWFYSHPAVYIMILPAMGVISELISTFSRKHIFGYRFIAYSSIAIALLGFLVWGHHMFTSGQSAVSATMFSFLTFSVSIPSAIKVFNWLATMYKGSISFATPMVYALSFIFLFSIGGLTGLFLGALSVDIHLHDTYFVVAHFHYVMMGGTLIAFLGGLTYWWPKMTGRMYDEFSSQMAAIGVFIGFNLTFFPQFVMGARGMPRRYADYLPEYEFYHQLSTIGAFVLGVALVAAVGILVRSLWTGPKAPANPWGSATLEWQCSSPPPHDNFATTPEVGDPYAVESVKWSDSERGYVKNPSYVPSKDH is encoded by the coding sequence GTGGCCACCATAGTTGAGAATCCAAGTTTGACCGGCGGCAGCCCCGGTGCTGAGCCCGTGGTCGATAACTATCTGACCTTTACCAGAGGCTGGAAGAGCTGGGCCTTCACTCTCGACCATAAACGCATTGGCGTGATGTACCTGTGCGCCACGCTCGGTGCGTTTTTCGTCGGCGGGGTCATGGCTTTGCTCCTGCGATCCGAGCTGTTCTTTCCCGGGAAGCAGTTCCTCAGCCCAGACATGTATAACCACATGTTCACGCTGCACGGCGCTGTGATGACCTTCCTCTTCATCATCCCGGGCATTCCCGCGGCTCAAGGCAACTTTGTCCTCCCCATCATGCTCGGTGCCAAAGATGTCGCCTTCCCGCGGATGAACCTGGGCAGCTTCTATCTCTGGGTCTTCGGGGCCATTTACCTTGTGGCGGCCATCATTTTCGGCGGACTCGACACCGGGTGGACGTTCTACACCCCCTACAGCACAACGACAAACACCAGTGTGATTCTCGCTACCACAGGTGTTTTCATTCTGGGCTTCAGCTCGATCTTCACCGGACTGAACTTCATCGTCACCATCCACACGATGCGTCCGCCGGGCATGACCTGGTTCCGCATGCCGCTCTTCCTCTGGGCCACTTACGCCACCGCGATTATCCAGGTGCTGGCGACGCCAGTGCTGGGAATCACGCTGCTATTGCTGATTGCTGAACGTGCTGTCGGCATCGGAATTTTCCAGCCAGAATTGGGTGGTGATCCCGTGCTCTTCCAGCACTTTTTCTGGTTCTACTCGCATCCGGCCGTGTACATCATGATTCTGCCGGCCATGGGTGTGATCAGCGAATTGATCTCAACCTTCAGCCGCAAGCACATTTTCGGCTATCGTTTCATCGCCTACAGCTCGATCGCCATTGCTCTCTTGGGCTTCCTGGTGTGGGGACACCACATGTTTACCAGCGGTCAGTCCGCAGTTTCCGCGACCATGTTCAGCTTCCTGACGTTTAGTGTGTCAATCCCATCGGCCATCAAGGTTTTTAACTGGCTGGCCACGATGTACAAGGGGTCGATCAGCTTTGCGACGCCAATGGTCTACGCTCTGTCGTTTATCTTCCTCTTCAGTATCGGCGGCCTTACCGGGTTGTTCCTGGGTGCACTTTCGGTCGATATTCACCTGCACGATACCTACTTCGTCGTGGCCCACTTCCACTATGTGATGATGGGGGGCACGTTGATTGCCTTCCTCGGTGGGCTGACTTACTGGTGGCCGAAGATGACAGGCCGGATGTACGATGAATTCAGCAGCCAGATGGCCGCCATTGGTGTCTTCATCGGGTTCAATCTCACGTTCTTCCCACAGTTCGTGATGGGTGCCCGTGGGATGCCTCGCCGCTATGCCGATTATCTGCCGGAGTATGAGTTCTACCATCAGCTTTCGACGATCGGTGCTTTTGTGCTGGGTGTCGCACTGGTGGCTGCTGTCGGCATTCTCGTGAGATCATTGTGGACTGGCCCCAAGGCTCCTGCCAATCCCTGGGGTTCTGCCACTCTGGAATGGCAGTGTTCTTCGCCACCTCCTCATGATAACTTTGCAACGACCCCAGAAGTGGGTGATCCTTATGCCGTCGAATCTGTGAAGTGGAGTGACAGCGAGCGTGGGTATGTGAAAAACCCCAGCTACGTGCCATCGAAAGATCATTAG